The following proteins are co-located in the Corynebacterium aquilae DSM 44791 genome:
- a CDS encoding HtaA domain-containing protein translates to MTRVTATARSGMCLSGAVIAAMALSPFIAPQAHAATCGTFEWALKDSFRSYLKSPIAKGGWNTNGVGDNGSQFVFDIEGINKKSADEATLELPGELSFYGHEEDGKYLLDITMSDWKVHVHGSTAEIIADYQASSVDPGSLKPKEPISGDDETIATIQLNNTPNFDSGEVSLAGTTKIADGGLKMFGGFYTSEDQFANTFGEVNAAGCASSSVSGDSKSSGTSGGTSGAKTQELRIWDTDSDDIKTIKELNNAMFASGESFKSGTSMMDNADALAQRIRGGKPATTASAQGSQRSGDRTTTNTGTQPKAGGAGENTDATPAIPTLDGANTAASGNTTTTGGTDSAATTAGASTAGQGAATGGAECAAGDVKAVTSTAMRWGVKSSFLSYISGSIAKGAWATSNTTYNQGQFNFSGAKGAVNTAAKSGSLGYTGGVRFSGHGGKLDLMIANPEIVFNGSRGSLVATVASSDMSGKRTDFGRVALADLAFSSLNVTPTSVSGTTSQVTLTPAGSQAFAGFYDAGTALAPLSFNAALGGAADCAAAQGSGASGAAIAGVSTGTNASEVRAEGTAQAEQAGLPVAGESGGDAADIAAPQLPEQGAASKNFKIKNSGESQAATTAGLDPVTAGLLVAAAFIVGGGAISSFALRNPA, encoded by the coding sequence ATGACACGAGTTACTGCCACTGCACGTTCCGGCATGTGCCTTTCTGGCGCCGTGATTGCGGCGATGGCGTTGTCGCCCTTCATCGCCCCCCAAGCCCACGCCGCGACCTGTGGCACCTTCGAGTGGGCGTTGAAGGACTCTTTCCGTAGTTATCTGAAATCCCCCATCGCTAAAGGCGGATGGAACACCAACGGCGTCGGCGATAACGGCAGCCAGTTCGTCTTCGACATCGAGGGCATCAATAAAAAATCCGCCGACGAAGCTACCTTGGAGCTGCCGGGCGAATTGTCGTTCTATGGCCACGAGGAAGACGGAAAATACCTCTTGGACATCACCATGAGCGACTGGAAAGTCCACGTCCATGGCAGCACCGCGGAAATTATCGCCGACTATCAGGCAAGCAGCGTCGACCCCGGCTCGCTGAAGCCGAAGGAGCCAATCTCTGGCGACGATGAAACAATCGCCACCATCCAGCTGAACAACACCCCAAACTTCGATAGTGGGGAAGTGTCCCTGGCCGGCACCACCAAGATCGCCGACGGCGGGCTGAAAATGTTCGGCGGCTTCTACACCAGCGAAGACCAATTCGCGAACACTTTCGGCGAGGTCAACGCCGCGGGCTGTGCAAGCAGCAGCGTCAGCGGTGACTCAAAGTCCTCCGGTACTTCCGGGGGCACCTCCGGTGCCAAGACTCAAGAGTTGCGCATCTGGGACACCGACTCCGATGACATCAAGACCATCAAAGAACTCAACAACGCGATGTTCGCCTCCGGGGAAAGCTTTAAATCCGGCACCAGCATGATGGATAACGCCGACGCCCTGGCGCAGCGCATCCGCGGCGGCAAACCCGCAACCACCGCCAGCGCCCAAGGGTCACAGCGCAGCGGCGACCGCACCACCACCAACACGGGCACCCAGCCCAAGGCCGGCGGCGCAGGGGAGAACACCGACGCCACTCCCGCGATCCCCACCCTAGACGGCGCAAACACCGCAGCCTCCGGGAACACCACAACAACCGGTGGTACCGACAGCGCGGCCACCACCGCCGGCGCCAGCACCGCCGGCCAGGGTGCAGCCACCGGGGGCGCAGAATGTGCCGCCGGCGACGTCAAAGCTGTCACCTCCACCGCGATGCGGTGGGGAGTGAAATCCTCCTTTTTGAGCTACATCTCCGGATCCATCGCTAAAGGTGCCTGGGCCACCTCAAACACCACCTACAACCAGGGACAATTTAACTTCTCCGGCGCCAAGGGGGCAGTGAACACCGCCGCCAAATCCGGCAGCCTCGGCTACACCGGCGGCGTCCGCTTCAGCGGACACGGCGGCAAGCTGGACTTGATGATCGCCAACCCCGAAATCGTGTTCAACGGCAGCCGCGGCAGCCTCGTGGCCACGGTCGCCTCCTCCGACATGAGCGGAAAACGAACTGATTTTGGGCGTGTGGCCCTCGCCGACCTGGCATTCAGCAGCCTCAACGTCACCCCTACCTCCGTCAGCGGAACCACCAGCCAAGTCACTCTGACCCCGGCCGGCTCCCAAGCCTTTGCCGGTTTCTATGACGCCGGCACCGCACTGGCACCCCTGTCCTTTAACGCCGCTCTCGGCGGTGCCGCCGACTGCGCCGCCGCCCAAGGCTCCGGCGCCTCCGGGGCTGCCATCGCCGGAGTCTCCACCGGCACCAACGCCAGCGAAGTCCGCGCCGAAGGTACTGCACAGGCAGAACAAGCCGGGCTTCCCGTCGCCGGCGAAAGCGGCGGTGACGCTGCCGATATCGCCGCCCCGCAGCTGCCCGAACAGGGCGCTGCCAGCAAGAACTTCAAAATTAAAAACTCCGGCGAATCACAAGCCGCAACCACCGCCGGGCTCGACCCGGTGACCGCGGGCCTGCTAGTCGCAGCCGCCTTCATCGTCGGCGGCGGCGCCATCAGCAGCTTCGCCCTGCGTAACCCGGCCTAA
- a CDS encoding heme/hemin ABC transporter substrate-binding protein gives MNPFVRALAAVLAGSTAAFGLVACSNGEDSSQASSDAEIRQQVENTGDLPDPHTLTGVTEVADFSEPTPVENNPTPQLPVELTDADGYDVTVTDVSRIIALDIYGSYTKTLLGLGLGDNIVGRTVSSTEPSLDKLPVVTQGGHNINVEAILKLQPTLVIVDHSIGPADAIDQIRDAGVTVVVMEPQRTIASVASDIDDVAGVVGLPEVGKKLAERSVADVDADVEAIKKITPADNPMRMAFLYARGNGGVFFILGKGTGATDLIEGIGGVDVAAEAGLSDTVPANAEALAKLNPDVFIMMRDGLESTGGIDGLLQRPGVAQTTAGQNQRVVTLPDGQSLAYGPMTGEVLLRTAQAVYTPNELN, from the coding sequence TTGAACCCCTTCGTCCGAGCGCTCGCCGCAGTACTCGCCGGCAGCACCGCCGCTTTCGGCCTCGTCGCCTGCAGCAATGGCGAAGACTCCAGCCAGGCATCTAGCGATGCCGAAATCCGCCAGCAGGTGGAGAACACGGGCGACCTGCCCGATCCGCACACCCTGACCGGTGTGACCGAGGTGGCGGACTTCTCGGAGCCGACCCCGGTGGAAAACAACCCCACCCCGCAGCTTCCCGTCGAACTCACCGACGCCGACGGCTACGACGTGACCGTCACCGACGTCTCCCGCATCATCGCCCTCGACATCTACGGCTCCTACACCAAAACCCTGCTGGGTTTGGGGCTGGGCGACAACATTGTGGGGCGCACCGTCTCCTCCACCGAACCGAGCCTCGACAAACTTCCCGTGGTCACCCAGGGCGGACACAACATCAATGTTGAAGCCATCCTGAAACTGCAGCCCACCCTGGTGATTGTGGATCACTCCATCGGCCCGGCTGACGCGATCGACCAAATCCGTGACGCCGGCGTGACTGTCGTCGTGATGGAGCCGCAACGCACCATCGCCTCGGTGGCCTCCGACATTGACGACGTTGCCGGTGTGGTCGGATTGCCCGAAGTGGGTAAGAAACTCGCCGAACGCTCCGTTGCCGACGTGGATGCCGATGTGGAAGCGATCAAGAAGATCACCCCTGCTGACAACCCAATGCGCATGGCGTTCCTCTACGCCCGTGGTAACGGTGGGGTGTTCTTCATCCTCGGTAAAGGCACCGGCGCGACCGACCTGATCGAAGGCATCGGCGGCGTCGACGTGGCCGCCGAAGCGGGTTTGTCAGACACCGTCCCGGCTAACGCCGAAGCTCTTGCCAAACTCAACCCCGACGTGTTCATCATGATGCGCGATGGGTTGGAATCCACCGGCGGCATTGATGGTCTCCTGCAGCGCCCCGGCGTCGCCCAGACCACCGCTGGCCAAAACCAGCGCGTCGTCACCCTGCCCGACGGCCAATCCCTGGCCTACGGGCCGATGACCGGCGAAGTGCTCCTGCGCACCGCGCAGGCGGTGTACACCCCAAACGAGCTGAACTAA
- a CDS encoding FecCD family ABC transporter permease produces MATPKTTATKAESVAADPAGTATPATPHTTLAKDVFAARTTRRTVLFIVLVALLLATVVASIVMGQYNLSAGQLFHLVTQGPHATLPAGPEKIAHSVVWNIRLPRLVLGLVVGAALGVAGALMQAVFANPLAEPSVIGVTSGAGVGAAVAIVFGLNFIGASTVPLFAFISAVVVTVAVYQMARFGGRVQVVNLILTGIAINAVCAALISFMVYLAPTTSREQIIFWQMGSLNGTQWKHVVVVVPIVIVGIALSLRLGSRLDLLALGDRAAGHIGVNVARLRIAAIGAATLLTAGAVAYAGLIGFVGLIVPHLLRGITGPSNKVLLPASALAGAVLIGLADIAARTVIDYADLPIGIFTALVGGPTFFVLLRRMMKKGAHA; encoded by the coding sequence ATGGCTACCCCCAAAACCACCGCCACCAAAGCCGAATCAGTTGCTGCTGATCCGGCAGGAACCGCGACGCCTGCGACCCCGCACACGACGCTCGCCAAGGACGTCTTCGCCGCGCGCACCACACGCCGCACAGTCTTGTTCATTGTGTTGGTGGCGCTGCTGCTGGCCACCGTGGTGGCCAGCATCGTGATGGGGCAGTACAACCTGTCTGCAGGGCAACTGTTTCACCTCGTCACCCAAGGCCCCCACGCCACGCTTCCTGCGGGGCCGGAAAAAATTGCCCACTCGGTGGTGTGGAACATTCGCCTGCCCCGCCTGGTGTTAGGCCTGGTTGTCGGAGCCGCCCTTGGTGTCGCCGGCGCGCTCATGCAGGCCGTTTTCGCAAACCCACTGGCCGAGCCGAGTGTTATTGGCGTGACCTCCGGTGCGGGCGTGGGGGCCGCTGTCGCGATCGTTTTCGGACTGAACTTCATCGGCGCATCCACGGTGCCGCTGTTTGCATTCATCAGCGCCGTGGTGGTCACCGTCGCGGTCTACCAGATGGCACGCTTCGGCGGTCGGGTGCAAGTGGTCAACCTGATCCTCACCGGTATCGCCATCAACGCGGTGTGTGCCGCGCTGATTTCCTTCATGGTCTACCTGGCGCCCACGACCTCCCGCGAACAAATCATCTTCTGGCAGATGGGTTCCCTCAACGGCACCCAGTGGAAGCACGTGGTCGTGGTGGTTCCGATCGTCATTGTGGGTATCGCTTTGTCGCTGCGGCTGGGTAGCCGACTGGATTTGCTGGCGCTTGGCGACCGGGCTGCCGGCCACATCGGTGTCAACGTTGCCCGCCTGCGCATTGCTGCCATCGGTGCCGCCACTTTGCTGACAGCCGGCGCGGTGGCCTATGCGGGGCTGATCGGCTTTGTGGGGCTCATCGTGCCTCACCTGCTGCGCGGCATTACCGGACCTTCCAACAAGGTGTTGTTGCCCGCGAGTGCGCTGGCCGGTGCCGTGTTAATCGGGCTGGCTGATATCGCAGCCCGCACCGTTATTGACTATGCGGATCTTCCCATCGGTATTTTCACGGCCCTGGTGGGTGGCCCGACGTTTTTCGTTTTGTTGCGCCGGATGATGAAAAAGGGAGCGCACGCGTGA
- a CDS encoding heme ABC transporter ATP-binding protein yields the protein MPAENQLSPAAGGPAMIDVSGVTITVGDKTLLREISMTARAGRVVGLIGPNGAGKSTLLAALAGDRAPAAGAISLNGVNPYATSARHLAQCRAVMLQDVGVSFSFLVRDVVEMGRRPWGGTERSAHDDAVVDAAMQATEVYHLAHRDVMTLSGGERARVALARVLAQQTPVVFLDEPTAALDIGHQEQALGLMRAMARAGAAVIVVLHDLNAAAAYCDDIVCLGNGTIAAQGSVEDVYVDTILSEVYGWQIAVNQVPDPGDPSRLIPHVVPRRGHVSREHTTGLQLGMQLPPV from the coding sequence ATGCCGGCGGAAAATCAGCTGTCGCCGGCAGCTGGTGGCCCGGCCATGATTGATGTGTCCGGGGTGACCATCACGGTGGGGGACAAGACCCTCCTGCGAGAAATCTCCATGACGGCACGCGCTGGCCGGGTGGTCGGCCTGATTGGCCCCAACGGTGCGGGTAAGTCCACCTTGCTGGCCGCGCTGGCTGGCGACCGCGCCCCGGCTGCCGGCGCCATCAGCCTCAATGGGGTGAACCCCTATGCCACCAGCGCTCGGCACCTGGCGCAGTGTCGCGCGGTCATGTTGCAAGACGTCGGGGTGTCTTTTTCTTTCCTCGTACGAGACGTCGTGGAGATGGGGCGCCGGCCGTGGGGTGGCACGGAGCGCAGCGCCCATGACGACGCCGTGGTGGATGCCGCAATGCAAGCCACCGAGGTGTACCACCTGGCTCACCGCGACGTCATGACCTTGTCAGGCGGTGAACGGGCGCGCGTCGCGTTGGCGCGTGTCCTCGCACAACAAACCCCGGTGGTGTTTTTGGATGAACCCACCGCCGCGTTGGATATTGGCCACCAGGAGCAGGCCTTGGGCCTGATGCGTGCGATGGCGCGCGCTGGTGCCGCGGTGATTGTGGTGCTGCACGACCTCAACGCCGCCGCAGCATATTGCGATGACATCGTGTGCCTGGGCAACGGCACTATTGCCGCGCAGGGAAGTGTTGAAGACGTGTACGTGGACACGATCTTGAGCGAGGTATACGGCTGGCAGATCGCGGTCAATCAGGTCCCGGATCCGGGCGATCCATCCCGGTTGATTCCCCATGTCGTTCCGCGTCGCGGGCACGTGTCCCGTGAGCACACCACGGGGTTGCAGTTGGGAATGCAGCTACCGCCTGTATGA
- a CDS encoding HtaA domain-containing protein: protein MTSRFTRLAAVAATAAVAGMTVTPAFAAEAGTCSGSISWPISPSFISYSTKMGNKLEVTDGAKLEGKNITFDIDGAKTKAASKDGKVTIVTKGKVHSTGHEGKMDTTLTDISFTIDKDGKTGEIATNFRAREFKDFNASAPMGDWINGNGVKVANMALSPAADLSGKDVAANGTTTFDKNTDSVKIFPTYDAGRELGAVSIEAKGCGLAKETESTPAPSKPVVPPVTPKDPGKEQPGKDNGSSAGGGVGIVAIIALVGAALAGLFQWAVSQGLVPAPR from the coding sequence ATGACCTCTCGCTTTACCCGTCTTGCTGCAGTTGCGGCCACCGCTGCTGTTGCAGGTATGACCGTCACTCCGGCTTTCGCTGCTGAGGCTGGCACCTGCTCTGGTTCCATCTCCTGGCCGATCAGCCCCAGCTTCATCAGCTACTCCACCAAAATGGGCAATAAGTTGGAGGTTACTGACGGCGCAAAGCTTGAGGGTAAGAACATCACCTTCGATATCGATGGTGCCAAAACCAAGGCTGCTTCCAAGGATGGCAAGGTCACTATCGTGACCAAGGGTAAGGTTCACTCCACCGGCCACGAGGGCAAGATGGACACCACCCTGACCGACATTTCCTTCACCATCGATAAGGATGGAAAGACCGGCGAGATCGCCACCAATTTCCGCGCGCGCGAATTCAAGGACTTTAACGCTAGCGCGCCCATGGGTGATTGGATCAACGGCAATGGTGTGAAGGTCGCCAACATGGCTTTGAGCCCCGCGGCAGATCTTAGTGGCAAGGATGTTGCCGCTAATGGCACCACCACCTTCGATAAGAACACGGACTCCGTAAAGATCTTCCCGACCTATGATGCCGGTCGCGAATTGGGTGCCGTCTCCATCGAGGCTAAGGGTTGTGGCCTGGCCAAGGAGACTGAGTCCACCCCCGCACCGAGCAAGCCTGTCGTTCCGCCTGTTACCCCGAAGGATCCCGGCAAGGAGCAGCCCGGTAAGGATAACGGCTCCTCCGCAGGTGGTGGCGTCGGTATCGTTGCGATCATCGCTCTGGTTGGCGCTGCGCTCGCCGGCCTGTTCCAGTGGGCAGTTTCCCAGGGCCTGGTTCCTGCACCCCGCTAA
- a CDS encoding HtaA domain-containing protein has translation MRMRPAIVALGSGLALSASLITAPVAMADEQKNTCTDVSQVQTTKTTLLWNFKDSFLSHIQTQFADGTVTATEGATFNAPKGPVTYPGKNPAGSYWNTPGNELDFAGNLHLTAYKGLGPGGGLGMDTNIHDLKLKITSETTGEILGSYQVRGWTGKKVDANADGKDAVIAKVTFDAPFDKAAKAQSIKMKVIADKGAKDLSAGRYEPGEDELSEAVLQVENSGDCLAPAQGHIKPVWEESSSDSSAEMRHKGVSSSDPNKQNTNSVNGSSVGVALGLAGLVGVIAFIVSQMGAVAGLPAVQLPPLPAVQLPPLPAELQALLPR, from the coding sequence ATGCGCATGCGCCCCGCGATCGTCGCACTTGGTAGCGGCCTGGCCCTGTCTGCTTCGCTCATTACCGCCCCCGTAGCTATGGCAGACGAGCAGAAAAACACCTGTACCGATGTATCTCAGGTGCAGACCACGAAGACCACCCTGCTGTGGAATTTCAAGGATTCTTTCCTGTCTCACATTCAAACTCAGTTTGCCGATGGCACGGTCACGGCTACTGAAGGCGCAACCTTCAATGCTCCGAAGGGGCCGGTGACGTATCCCGGTAAAAACCCTGCCGGAAGCTATTGGAATACTCCCGGCAACGAGTTGGATTTCGCCGGCAACCTGCACTTGACTGCCTATAAAGGACTAGGGCCTGGTGGCGGACTTGGTATGGATACCAATATCCACGACCTGAAGCTGAAGATCACCTCGGAAACCACGGGTGAAATCCTCGGCTCCTACCAGGTGCGCGGTTGGACCGGTAAAAAGGTTGACGCCAACGCTGATGGCAAGGATGCAGTGATCGCGAAGGTCACTTTCGATGCGCCCTTCGATAAGGCTGCGAAGGCTCAATCCATCAAGATGAAGGTCATCGCTGACAAGGGTGCGAAGGACCTGTCCGCTGGTCGCTATGAGCCGGGCGAGGACGAGCTGTCTGAGGCTGTCTTGCAGGTAGAGAACTCCGGCGATTGCTTGGCTCCGGCGCAAGGGCACATTAAGCCGGTGTGGGAAGAGTCGTCTTCTGATTCTTCCGCCGAAATGCGTCACAAGGGTGTGAGCTCGAGTGATCCGAACAAGCAGAACACCAACTCCGTTAATGGCTCCAGCGTTGGTGTTGCTTTGGGTCTGGCGGGCCTGGTTGGCGTCATCGCCTTCATCGTTTCTCAGATGGGCGCCGTAGCTGGCCTTCCGGCTGTGCAGCTGCCTCCGCTTCCGGCTGTGCAGCTGCCTCCGCTTCCGGCTGAGCTGCAGGCGCTGTTGCCGCGCTAA
- a CDS encoding O-acetylhomoserine/O-acetylserine sulfhydrylase, translating into MPKYDNSNATNWGLETRSIHAGQPVDSDTGARNLPIYLTSSYVFNSAEHAKQRFALEDAGPVYSRLTNPTVEAVENRINSLEGGVHAVLFASGMAAETAAILNLAKAGDHIVASPRLYGGTETLLAVTLPRLGIETTFVENPDDPESWAAAVKDNTVAFYGETFANPQADVLDIPAVAEVAHANQVPLIVDNTLATAALVRPLELGADIVVASVTKFYTGNGSGLGGILVDGGKFDWTVERNGKPVFPDFVTPDPAYHGLKYADLGEAAFGLKARVGLLRDTGAAPSPFNAWVTAQGLDTLSLRVERHNENAKKVAEFLAGHDKVTKVNYAGLEDSPWYATKEKLGLKYTGSVLSFDIDGGQEVAWAFIDALKLFSNLANVGDVRSLVVHPATTTHSQSDEEGLTRAGINQSTIRLSIGIENVDDIIADLKAAFDAI; encoded by the coding sequence ATGCCGAAGTACGACAACAGCAACGCCACCAACTGGGGACTCGAGACCCGCTCTATCCACGCAGGACAGCCCGTCGATTCCGACACCGGCGCCCGCAACCTGCCGATTTATCTCACCTCCTCCTACGTCTTCAACTCCGCCGAACACGCCAAGCAGCGTTTCGCCCTGGAAGACGCCGGCCCGGTCTACTCCCGCCTGACCAACCCCACCGTCGAGGCCGTCGAAAACCGCATCAACTCCCTCGAAGGCGGCGTCCACGCTGTTCTGTTCGCCTCCGGCATGGCTGCAGAAACCGCCGCCATCCTCAACCTGGCCAAGGCCGGCGACCACATCGTCGCCTCCCCGCGCCTCTACGGCGGCACCGAAACCCTGCTGGCCGTCACCCTGCCGCGACTTGGCATCGAGACCACCTTCGTTGAAAACCCCGACGATCCCGAGTCCTGGGCCGCAGCAGTCAAGGACAACACCGTCGCCTTCTACGGCGAGACCTTCGCCAACCCCCAGGCCGACGTGCTGGACATCCCCGCCGTCGCCGAGGTCGCCCACGCCAACCAGGTCCCGCTGATCGTCGACAACACCCTGGCCACCGCCGCCCTGGTGCGCCCCCTTGAGCTCGGCGCAGACATCGTCGTCGCCTCCGTCACCAAGTTCTACACCGGCAACGGCTCCGGCCTGGGCGGCATCCTGGTCGACGGCGGCAAGTTCGACTGGACCGTCGAACGCAACGGCAAGCCCGTCTTCCCCGACTTCGTCACCCCGGACCCGGCATACCACGGCCTGAAGTACGCCGACCTCGGCGAAGCAGCCTTCGGCCTGAAGGCCCGCGTCGGCCTGCTGCGCGACACCGGCGCCGCCCCCTCCCCCTTCAACGCATGGGTCACCGCCCAGGGCCTGGACACCCTGTCCCTGCGCGTTGAGCGCCACAACGAAAACGCCAAGAAGGTTGCCGAGTTCCTTGCCGGCCACGACAAGGTCACCAAGGTCAACTACGCCGGCCTTGAGGACTCCCCCTGGTACGCCACCAAGGAAAAGCTGGGCCTGAAGTACACCGGTAGCGTGCTGTCCTTCGACATCGACGGCGGTCAGGAAGTAGCCTGGGCATTCATCGACGCCCTGAAGCTGTTCTCCAACCTGGCCAACGTCGGCGACGTGCGCTCCCTGGTGGTGCACCCCGCAACCACCACCCACTCCCAGTCCGATGAAGAGGGCCTGACCCGCGCTGGCATCAACCAGTCCACCATCCGCCTGTCCATCGGCATCGAAAACGTCGACGACATCATCGCCGACCTGAAGGCTGCCTTCGACGCCATCTAA
- a CDS encoding NADP-dependent isocitrate dehydrogenase, producing the protein MAKIIYTRTDEAPLLATYSLKPVVEAFASTAGIDVETRDISLAGRILSQFPDYLGEDQKVADALAELGELAKTPEANIIKLPNISASVPQLKAAIAELQGQGFALPDYPDNPSTDEEKDVRARYDSVKGSAVNPVLREGNSDRRAPIAVKNFAKAHPHRMGAWSKDSKTNVATMADNDFRHNEQSVIMPADDTLTITLVGNDGSETVLKDGLKVLAGEVVDSTVMRAAALDEFLAEQVKRAKDEGVLFSTHLKATMMKVSDPIIFGHVVRAFFADVYAQYGEQLLAAGLDGENGLAAVYAGLDKLDNGAEIKAAFDKALEQGPAVAMVNSDKGITNLHVPSDVIVDASMPAMIRTSGHMWNAAGEEQDTLAVLPDSSYAGVYQTVIEDCRANGAYDPATMGTVPNVGLMAQKAEEYGSHDKTFKIPADGTVKVTNAAGETLMEHTVATGDIWRACQAKDAPIRDWVKLAVTRARLSGMPAVFWLDPERAHDRNLITLVEKYLPEHDTEGLDIRIMSPVEATQFSIDRIRKGEDTISVTGNVLRDYLTDLFPILELGTSAKMLSVVPLMAGGGLFETGAGGSAPKHVQQLVEENHLRWDSLGEFLALGESLRHFGNTDGNTKAAVLADALDKATERLLNDGKSPSRKVGEIDNRGSHFYLTTYWADELAKQTDDAELAEIFAPVAKELSDNADAIAAELLEVQGKAIDLEGYYNPNDAKATAAMRPSEKFNSIIDGLKK; encoded by the coding sequence TTGGCAAAGATCATTTACACCCGTACCGATGAGGCTCCGCTTCTCGCGACCTACTCGCTCAAGCCCGTCGTCGAGGCCTTCGCCTCCACCGCCGGCATCGATGTCGAAACCCGCGACATCTCTCTGGCAGGACGCATCCTGAGCCAGTTCCCGGACTACCTGGGCGAAGACCAGAAGGTCGCCGACGCCCTGGCTGAGCTCGGCGAGCTCGCTAAGACTCCGGAAGCCAACATCATCAAGCTGCCGAACATTTCCGCCTCCGTGCCGCAGCTGAAGGCAGCCATCGCTGAGCTGCAGGGCCAGGGATTTGCGCTTCCCGATTACCCGGACAACCCCTCCACCGACGAGGAAAAGGACGTTCGCGCCCGCTACGACTCCGTCAAGGGCTCCGCCGTGAACCCGGTTCTGCGTGAGGGCAACTCCGACCGCCGCGCCCCGATCGCGGTGAAGAACTTCGCTAAGGCTCACCCGCACCGCATGGGTGCTTGGTCCAAGGACTCCAAGACCAACGTCGCCACCATGGCTGACAACGACTTCCGCCACAACGAGCAGTCCGTCATCATGCCGGCCGACGACACCCTCACGATCACCCTGGTGGGCAACGACGGCTCCGAAACCGTCCTCAAGGACGGCCTGAAGGTGCTGGCCGGCGAGGTCGTCGACTCCACCGTCATGCGTGCCGCCGCCCTCGACGAGTTCCTCGCCGAGCAGGTCAAGCGCGCCAAGGACGAAGGTGTGCTGTTCTCCACCCACCTCAAGGCCACCATGATGAAGGTCTCCGACCCGATCATCTTCGGCCACGTCGTCCGCGCCTTCTTCGCTGACGTCTACGCCCAGTACGGCGAGCAGCTGCTGGCCGCCGGCCTGGACGGCGAAAACGGCCTCGCAGCCGTCTACGCCGGCCTGGACAAGCTGGACAACGGCGCCGAGATCAAGGCCGCCTTCGACAAGGCACTCGAGCAGGGCCCGGCTGTTGCCATGGTCAACTCCGACAAGGGCATCACCAACCTGCACGTCCCCTCCGACGTCATCGTTGACGCCTCCATGCCCGCCATGATCCGCACCTCCGGCCACATGTGGAACGCCGCCGGCGAAGAGCAGGACACCCTGGCAGTGCTGCCGGACTCCTCCTACGCAGGCGTCTACCAGACCGTCATCGAGGACTGCCGCGCCAACGGCGCCTACGACCCGGCCACCATGGGTACGGTCCCCAACGTCGGTCTGATGGCCCAGAAGGCCGAGGAGTACGGCTCCCACGACAAGACCTTCAAGATCCCGGCAGACGGCACCGTCAAGGTCACCAACGCCGCCGGCGAGACCCTCATGGAGCACACCGTCGCCACCGGCGACATCTGGCGTGCATGCCAGGCCAAGGATGCCCCCATCCGCGACTGGGTCAAGCTGGCCGTCACCCGCGCCCGCCTGTCCGGCATGCCGGCCGTGTTCTGGCTCGACCCCGAGCGCGCCCACGACCGCAACCTGATCACCCTGGTCGAAAAGTACCTCCCGGAGCACGACACCGAGGGCCTGGACATCCGCATCATGTCCCCCGTCGAGGCAACCCAGTTCTCCATCGACCGCATCCGCAAGGGCGAAGACACCATCTCGGTGACCGGCAACGTGCTGCGTGACTACCTCACCGACCTGTTCCCGATCCTCGAGCTCGGCACCTCCGCCAAGATGCTCTCCGTCGTCCCGCTGATGGCTGGCGGCGGCCTGTTCGAAACCGGTGCCGGCGGCTCCGCCCCGAAGCACGTCCAGCAGCTGGTGGAAGAAAACCACCTGCGCTGGGACTCCCTCGGCGAGTTCCTGGCACTCGGCGAGTCCCTGCGCCACTTCGGCAACACCGACGGCAACACCAAGGCTGCCGTCCTGGCCGACGCCCTGGACAAGGCCACCGAGCGCCTGCTCAACGACGGCAAGTCCCCGTCCCGCAAGGTCGGCGAAATCGACAACCGCGGCTCCCACTTCTACCTGACCACCTACTGGGCAGATGAACTGGCCAAGCAGACCGACGACGCCGAGCTCGCCGAGATCTTCGCCCCCGTCGCCAAGGAACTGTCCGACAACGCCGACGCCATCGCCGCTGAGCTCCTTGAGGTTCAGGGCAAGGCCATCGACCTGGAGGGCTACTACAACCCGAACGACGCAAAGGCCACCGCAGCAATGCGCCCCTCCGAGAAGTTCAACTCCATCATTGATGGCCTGAAGAAGTAA